The following coding sequences are from one Granulicella arctica window:
- a CDS encoding precorrin-2 dehydrogenase/sirohydrochlorin ferrochelatase family protein, whose amino-acid sequence MDLFPIFLKLTARPCLVIGAGNLAESKIESLRAANAKITVIAPQASERIADMAASGEIDWLQREYSPGDIQSCFLVVTATNIPAVNRAVFLEAQENNILCNAVDDPPFCDFYFPSVVRRGDLQIAISTAGASPALAQKLRKEINAALPLDTGDWLTDLGNLRREVVQMEPLNEERKQLLHQLATREVCGYDGCPSRVLAREHAKTNPLPSEKNETQQ is encoded by the coding sequence ATGGACCTCTTCCCGATCTTCCTCAAACTCACCGCTCGTCCCTGCCTTGTCATTGGAGCGGGCAATCTTGCCGAATCGAAGATCGAGTCCCTCCGCGCCGCCAACGCCAAGATCACCGTCATCGCCCCCCAAGCGAGCGAGCGCATCGCAGACATGGCCGCCTCCGGCGAAATCGACTGGCTCCAGCGTGAATACTCCCCGGGCGACATCCAAAGCTGCTTCCTCGTCGTCACCGCCACCAACATCCCTGCCGTCAACCGAGCCGTCTTCCTCGAAGCCCAGGAAAACAACATCCTCTGCAACGCTGTTGACGACCCACCCTTCTGCGACTTCTACTTCCCCTCCGTAGTTCGCCGCGGCGATCTCCAAATCGCCATCTCCACCGCTGGAGCCAGCCCCGCGCTCGCCCAAAAACTCCGCAAAGAGATCAACGCCGCCCTCCCGCTCGACACCGGCGACTGGCTCACCGACCTCGGCAACCTCCGCCGCGAGGTCGTCCAGATGGAACCCCTCAACGAAGAGCGCAAACAACTCCTCCACCAGCTCGCCACGCGCGAGGTCTGCGGCTACGACGGCTGTCCCTCCCGCGTCCTCGCCCGCGAACACGCCAAAACCAATCCTCTCCCGTCCGAAAAGAACGAGACCCAACAGTGA
- a CDS encoding sodium:solute symporter family transporter codes for MTIPPHLHTVDLALIVVYLIGITLFGLSFRKSGKDKSLRNYFLADNTVPWWAIALSIVSAETSTLTIISIPGVAFAGDFGFLQIVIGYMIGRVVVAAIFLPRYFEGRMLTAYQLIDQRFGHTLHKVTAGLFLLTRAAAEGVRVFAVSIVVGIAIGTRDVLSIAIISALTLLYTFEGGMTAVIWTDVVQMAIYIGGTLVAILTLGSHIPGGWSHIHTIASAAGKFHLFHFALNLTQTYTFWAGVIGGTFLTMASHGTDQLMVQRMLAARNLRESRLALLSSGIVIFVQFSLFLLIGAGLYVFYGQHPQTFASGDRIFPTFIVSEMPLGIAGLLVAAILAAAMSNLSAALNSLSSTTVVDFYMHWRPNADDRERMIISRSSTIVWAFVLFAVAVYSVHAGGKGHVVEIGLSIASVAYGALLGVFLLGTLTKYATQTGAICGMIVGFAFNLVLWLLPNSSFDLTTDLIHGQHSIGITIPKIAFTWYVFLGAIVTFAVGSLASLIFRKRPVSKAIITAIVLLTITITSSAQIPSRSALKSVILSGGAAAVEGPAVGAPQTAPDFSLVSTLINDAITQHKLPGAVVLIGHNDRILFEHAYGNRKLAGEPGLYGKPSPAESMTEDTIFDMASLSKCLSTATAIMQLYEQGKLQFDDPVPKYLPDFAANGKQNVTIRELLTHYSGLPPDIDLKDSWGLAAPDKAEGIRRAMASPLVTTPGTHFEYSDINYITLGALVEKLSGAPLDIYAAVRIFNPLEMKETRYLAFDKVCGFSKDIPVPLRSDFLNIVAKGDPGVEIDCDRLSWTYINWAERTAPTAHDNEGTAATNPDFDHLLRGTVHDPTTRRMGGVAGHAGVFSTAADISLYAQALLDKLLYDTGPFPLKQSTLRLMTQPEQPPTAESTATIFTPEGTPTKGIATRGFGWDINTAFSRPRGSTFPIAETGKPGSFGHTGFTGTSLWIDPTSNTYVILLANAIHPRGNPPISHLRGDVATAAAQALGLKTPPATTGPEAAQTFQSQTLTGIDVLEATHFAALAQAAANHGGHLRIGLLTNQTGLDSHGRRTIDILTTDAPQYVPGLQLTTLFSPEHGIFGKQDSTSIHTETDPTTHLPVLSLYGAHDADRRPRPADLAKLDAVLIDLQDAGVRFYTYATITGYFVEATAISRTDLIVLDRPNPIGGIEAQGPVSDPPIPGSFASYINYMPLPPRYGLTLGELARYINGEKHLNAPLTVVPMQHLQRSMFFDDTHLPWTNPSPNLRSLEAATLYPGTAFVETTNVSVGRGSDTPFEHIGAPYINANELAAYLTARHIPGVTITPTNFSISEDTNHYPYHGQTIPGIRFAVTDRNSLDSPELGLELASALHYLYPTQFNLPKAITIIANTATIQALEANQDPRAIAAASAAALASFNQRRKQYMLYP; via the coding sequence TTGACGATTCCGCCCCACCTCCACACCGTCGACCTCGCCCTCATCGTCGTCTATCTGATCGGTATCACCCTCTTCGGCCTCAGCTTTCGCAAGAGCGGCAAAGATAAATCACTCCGCAACTACTTCCTCGCCGACAACACCGTCCCCTGGTGGGCCATCGCCCTCTCCATCGTCTCCGCCGAGACCAGCACCCTCACCATCATCTCCATCCCCGGCGTAGCCTTCGCCGGAGACTTCGGCTTCCTCCAGATCGTCATCGGCTATATGATCGGCCGCGTCGTCGTCGCCGCCATCTTCCTTCCGCGCTACTTCGAAGGCCGCATGCTGACGGCCTATCAGCTCATCGATCAGCGCTTCGGCCACACCCTGCACAAAGTCACCGCCGGACTCTTCCTCCTCACGCGCGCCGCCGCCGAAGGTGTCCGCGTCTTTGCCGTCTCCATCGTCGTCGGCATCGCCATCGGCACTCGCGACGTCCTGTCTATAGCGATTATTTCTGCTTTAACGCTTCTTTATACCTTCGAAGGCGGCATGACCGCCGTTATCTGGACCGACGTCGTCCAGATGGCCATCTACATCGGCGGAACCCTCGTCGCCATCCTCACCCTCGGCTCACACATCCCCGGCGGTTGGAGCCACATCCACACCATCGCCTCCGCCGCAGGCAAGTTCCACCTCTTCCATTTCGCCCTCAACCTCACCCAGACCTACACCTTCTGGGCTGGTGTTATCGGCGGAACCTTCCTCACCATGGCCAGCCACGGCACCGATCAGCTCATGGTCCAGCGCATGCTCGCCGCCCGCAACCTCCGCGAGTCCCGCCTCGCCCTGCTCTCCTCCGGCATCGTCATCTTCGTGCAGTTCTCGCTCTTCCTGCTCATCGGAGCCGGACTCTACGTCTTCTACGGCCAACACCCGCAGACCTTCGCCTCCGGAGATCGCATCTTCCCCACCTTCATCGTCTCCGAGATGCCCCTCGGCATCGCAGGGCTATTAGTTGCCGCCATCCTCGCAGCGGCAATGTCCAACCTCTCCGCCGCGCTCAACTCCCTCTCCTCCACCACCGTCGTCGACTTCTACATGCACTGGCGCCCCAACGCCGACGACCGCGAACGCATGATTATCTCCCGTTCTTCGACCATCGTCTGGGCCTTCGTCCTCTTCGCCGTCGCCGTCTACAGCGTTCACGCCGGAGGCAAAGGCCACGTCGTCGAGATCGGCCTCTCCATCGCCTCCGTAGCCTACGGCGCGCTGCTCGGCGTCTTCCTCCTCGGCACACTCACAAAATACGCAACCCAGACAGGAGCAATCTGCGGGATGATCGTCGGCTTCGCCTTCAACCTGGTCCTATGGCTGCTCCCTAACTCCAGCTTCGACCTGACTACCGACCTCATCCACGGCCAGCACTCCATTGGCATCACCATCCCCAAGATCGCCTTCACCTGGTACGTCTTCCTCGGAGCCATCGTCACCTTCGCCGTAGGCTCCCTCGCCAGCCTCATCTTCCGCAAACGCCCCGTCTCGAAAGCAATCATCACCGCAATCGTGCTTCTCACGATCACCATCACCTCTTCTGCCCAAATCCCATCGCGATCCGCCCTAAAATCTGTCATCCTGAGCGGAGGCGCAGCCGCAGTCGAAGGACCTGCGGTTGGAGCGCCACAGACCGCCCCCGACTTCTCCCTCGTCTCCACCCTCATCAACGACGCCATTACCCAACACAAGCTTCCCGGAGCCGTAGTCCTCATCGGCCACAACGACCGCATCCTCTTCGAGCACGCCTATGGCAACCGCAAACTAGCCGGAGAGCCCGGCCTTTACGGCAAGCCCAGCCCCGCCGAGTCCATGACCGAAGACACCATCTTCGACATGGCCTCCCTCAGCAAGTGCCTCTCCACCGCCACCGCCATCATGCAGCTCTACGAGCAAGGCAAGCTCCAGTTCGACGACCCTGTCCCCAAATACCTCCCCGACTTCGCCGCCAACGGCAAACAAAATGTAACCATCCGCGAGCTTTTAACCCACTACTCCGGCCTCCCGCCCGACATCGACCTCAAAGACTCCTGGGGCCTAGCCGCCCCCGACAAAGCCGAAGGCATCCGCCGCGCCATGGCCTCCCCACTTGTAACCACCCCAGGCACACACTTCGAATACTCCGACATCAACTACATCACCCTTGGAGCACTCGTCGAAAAGCTCTCTGGCGCACCACTCGACATTTATGCAGCAGTCCGCATCTTCAACCCATTAGAGATGAAGGAGACTCGTTATCTAGCCTTCGACAAAGTCTGCGGCTTCAGCAAAGACATTCCGGTACCTCTTCGATCTGATTTTCTTAACATTGTCGCTAAGGGTGATCCTGGGGTCGAAATAGACTGCGACCGGCTCTCTTGGACTTACATAAACTGGGCTGAACGCACCGCCCCCACCGCCCACGACAACGAAGGCACCGCAGCCACCAACCCTGACTTCGACCACCTCCTCCGTGGCACCGTCCACGACCCCACCACCCGCCGCATGGGCGGAGTAGCCGGGCACGCCGGCGTCTTCTCCACCGCAGCCGACATCAGCCTCTACGCCCAGGCCCTCCTCGACAAGCTCCTCTACGACACCGGCCCCTTCCCCCTCAAACAATCCACCCTCCGGCTCATGACCCAGCCCGAGCAACCACCCACCGCCGAGTCCACCGCCACCATCTTTACCCCCGAAGGCACACCCACCAAAGGCATCGCCACCCGAGGCTTCGGCTGGGACATCAACACCGCCTTCTCCCGCCCCCGAGGCAGCACCTTCCCCATCGCCGAGACCGGAAAACCCGGCTCCTTCGGACACACCGGCTTCACCGGCACCTCCCTCTGGATCGACCCCACTTCCAACACCTACGTCATCCTCCTCGCCAACGCCATCCACCCCCGAGGCAACCCACCCATCTCGCACCTCCGTGGCGATGTCGCCACCGCCGCCGCTCAAGCTCTCGGCCTGAAAACGCCACCAGCGACGACGGGGCCTGAAGCCGCTCAAACCTTTCAATCACAAACCCTAACCGGCATAGACGTCCTCGAAGCCACCCACTTCGCCGCCCTCGCTCAAGCCGCCGCCAACCACGGAGGTCATCTCCGCATCGGCCTCCTCACCAACCAGACCGGCCTCGACAGCCACGGCCGCCGCACCATCGACATCCTCACCACCGACGCCCCCCAATACGTCCCCGGTCTCCAGCTCACCACCCTCTTCTCCCCCGAGCATGGCATCTTCGGCAAACAAGACTCTACCAGCATCCATACCGAAACCGACCCCACCACCCATCTCCCCGTCCTAAGCCTCTACGGTGCACACGACGCCGACCGCCGCCCCAGGCCAGCCGACCTCGCCAAGCTCGACGCCGTCCTCATCGACTTACAGGACGCCGGCGTCCGCTTCTACACCTACGCCACCATCACCGGCTACTTCGTCGAAGCCACCGCCATCTCCCGCACCGACCTCATCGTCCTTGACCGCCCCAACCCCATCGGCGGCATCGAAGCCCAAGGCCCCGTCTCCGATCCACCCATACCCGGCAGCTTCGCATCCTACATCAACTACATGCCCCTGCCGCCTCGCTACGGACTCACCCTCGGCGAACTCGCCCGCTACATCAACGGCGAAAAGCACCTCAACGCTCCACTCACCGTCGTCCCCATGCAGCACTTGCAGCGCTCCATGTTCTTCGACGACACCCACCTTCCCTGGACCAACCCCAGCCCCAACCTCCGCTCACTCGAAGCCGCCACCCTCTATCCCGGCACCGCCTTCGTCGAAACCACCAACGTCTCCGTTGGCCGCGGCTCCGACACTCCCTTCGAGCACATCGGCGCTCCCTACATCAACGCAAACGAACTGGCCGCCTACCTCACCGCACGCCACATCCCCGGCGTCACCATCACACCCACCAACTTCTCCATCTCCGAAGACACAAACCACTACCCGTACCACGGCCAGACCATCCCCGGCATCCGCTTCGCCGTCACCGATCGCAACTCCCTCGACTCCCCCGAGCTCGGCCTCGAACTGGCATCTGCCTTGCACTACCTCTACCCCACCCAGTTCAACCTCCCCAAAGCCATCACCATCATCGCCAACACCGCCACCATACAAGCGCTCGAAGCCAATCAAGACCCACGCGCAATCGCCGCAGCCTCTGCCGCTGCCCTCGCATCCTTCAATCAACGCCGCAAACAATACATGCTGTACCCTTGA
- the cobG gene encoding precorrin-3B synthase, with amino-acid sequence MSEVVPTAAAVKETKAQKSERLKLAKNPWEAWDEVREFAKQGRDAVLPEWTGLYFKWWGVYTQGDGLGVTGGANGEGKASEYFMMRIGMPNGMLTSHQARVIGELTQKHARNLADITTRQNIQLHWLSISSLVEVVDALTEIGLSPKGACGDVVRNVTGCPIAGLDSHELLDASPLAAEIAHLLTANPEFYNLPRKFKITASGCPVWCSFPEINDVALTAIKRTVNGIDEVGYTLRVGGGLSTEPHMAVRIPAFIPQDKAIEVVTAIVRIFKEQTDLRENRTRARIKYLFMRHGWTAESMLEAIEAKLGYKLDPSPVSEDIIPADVYRDHVGITPQKQPGLSAVGAAVLNGRLSGEQLIKLADLADKYGDGHLRATIGQNILLVNIPNAQTANLVVELNTLGLHVDTSAFWRGAVACTGTEFCKLAIAETKGFNKWLVSELEERLPGFDQQVRLHVTGCTNSCGQHWIADIGLEGKKLKKDGKLVDAFYFCVGGSVGKYAAPARQIGYRAAAEDCPEAIERLLRGYLTLRQPGEDLRSYFHRTDDDTLRAQLAGTIIDPVERDPSPVGASRHAPAE; translated from the coding sequence ATGTCTGAAGTCGTCCCCACCGCCGCTGCCGTAAAGGAAACCAAAGCCCAGAAGTCCGAGCGCCTCAAGCTCGCGAAGAACCCCTGGGAGGCATGGGACGAGGTGCGCGAGTTCGCGAAGCAGGGGCGTGACGCCGTCCTCCCCGAGTGGACCGGCCTCTACTTCAAGTGGTGGGGCGTCTACACCCAGGGCGACGGCCTCGGCGTCACCGGCGGCGCTAACGGCGAAGGCAAAGCCTCCGAATACTTCATGATGCGCATCGGCATGCCCAACGGCATGCTCACCTCCCACCAGGCCCGCGTTATCGGCGAGCTCACCCAAAAGCACGCCCGCAACCTCGCCGACATCACCACCCGCCAGAACATCCAACTCCACTGGCTGTCGATCAGCTCGCTGGTCGAAGTCGTCGACGCCCTCACCGAAATCGGTCTCAGCCCCAAGGGAGCCTGCGGCGACGTCGTCCGCAACGTCACCGGCTGCCCCATCGCCGGCCTCGACAGCCACGAGCTCCTCGACGCCAGCCCACTCGCCGCCGAGATTGCCCATCTCCTCACCGCCAACCCTGAGTTCTACAACCTGCCCCGCAAGTTCAAAATCACCGCCAGCGGCTGCCCTGTCTGGTGCTCCTTCCCCGAGATCAACGACGTAGCTCTCACCGCCATCAAGCGCACCGTCAACGGCATCGACGAAGTCGGCTACACCCTCCGTGTCGGCGGCGGCCTCTCCACCGAACCCCACATGGCCGTTCGTATCCCTGCCTTCATCCCCCAGGACAAAGCCATCGAGGTCGTCACCGCCATCGTCCGCATCTTCAAAGAACAAACCGATCTCCGTGAGAATCGCACCCGTGCCCGCATCAAGTACCTCTTCATGCGTCACGGCTGGACCGCCGAGTCCATGCTCGAAGCCATCGAAGCCAAGCTCGGCTATAAGCTCGATCCCAGCCCAGTCTCCGAGGACATCATCCCCGCCGATGTCTACCGCGACCACGTCGGTATCACCCCTCAGAAGCAGCCCGGCCTCTCCGCCGTCGGAGCCGCCGTGCTCAACGGCCGCCTCTCCGGCGAACAGCTCATCAAGCTAGCCGACCTCGCCGACAAGTACGGCGACGGCCACCTCCGCGCCACCATCGGCCAGAACATCCTCCTCGTCAACATCCCCAACGCCCAGACCGCAAACCTCGTCGTCGAGCTCAACACCCTCGGCCTTCATGTCGATACCTCCGCCTTCTGGCGCGGCGCCGTCGCCTGCACCGGCACCGAGTTCTGCAAACTCGCCATCGCCGAGACCAAGGGCTTCAACAAGTGGCTCGTCTCCGAGCTCGAAGAGCGTCTCCCCGGCTTCGACCAGCAGGTCCGCCTCCACGTCACCGGCTGCACCAACTCCTGCGGTCAACACTGGATCGCCGACATCGGCCTCGAAGGCAAGAAACTCAAGAAGGACGGCAAGCTTGTCGACGCCTTCTACTTCTGCGTAGGTGGCTCTGTCGGCAAGTACGCCGCGCCCGCCCGTCAGATCGGCTACCGCGCCGCCGCCGAAGACTGCCCCGAAGCCATCGAACGCCTCCTTCGCGGCTACCTCACCCTGCGCCAGCCCGGAGAAGACCTCCGCTCCTACTTCCACCGCACCGATGACGATACCCTCCGCGCCCAACTAGCCGGAACCATCATCGACCCAGTAGAGCGCGATCCATCCCCCGTAGGCGCAAGCCGTCACGCTCCCGCGGAATAA
- the nagA gene encoding N-acetylglucosamine-6-phosphate deacetylase, with product MSQTLIAARLHTPSHVWINPVITLNDDGLITSIETASSSSDDTILTPTFLDIHIHGAVNHDVMEGTPEALNSISRFLATRGVSHYLPTTVTAAVDPTLRALDSIATNIETKHHDGAIPLGIHLEGPFVSHIKRGVHPPEHILPPSIELFDRFQQAARGHIRLITIAPETPGALELIHHATKLGVKVSIGHSNATAAETHAALAAGATSATHTFNAMRALDHREPGILGVVLDDRNLFAELICDGVHVAPELVRLFLKAKGTEKAILITDGMSATGMPDGTYILGGFEVQVANGRCLANGVLAGSVLTLDRAVFNFARFTGTPFADVTHLASRNPAAMLGLEAQLTIAPGQPANFNRYTPDGTLLATILNGRQVI from the coding sequence ATGTCTCAAACTTTAATCGCCGCCCGACTCCACACACCGTCACATGTCTGGATCAACCCCGTCATTACCCTCAATGACGATGGTCTCATCACCTCCATCGAGACCGCCTCCAGCAGCTCCGACGACACCATCCTTACCCCCACCTTCCTCGACATTCACATCCACGGTGCCGTCAACCACGACGTCATGGAAGGCACCCCCGAGGCCCTCAACTCCATAAGCCGTTTCCTGGCCACCCGAGGCGTCAGTCACTATCTTCCTACCACCGTCACCGCAGCCGTGGACCCCACTCTCCGCGCACTCGACAGCATCGCCACCAACATCGAAACGAAGCATCACGACGGAGCCATCCCCCTCGGCATCCATCTCGAAGGCCCCTTCGTCTCCCACATCAAGCGCGGCGTCCACCCACCGGAGCACATCCTCCCGCCTTCGATCGAACTCTTCGACCGCTTCCAGCAAGCCGCACGCGGCCACATCCGCCTCATCACCATCGCGCCCGAAACACCCGGTGCCCTAGAACTCATCCACCACGCCACCAAGCTCGGCGTAAAAGTCAGCATCGGTCACTCCAATGCTACCGCCGCCGAAACCCACGCCGCCCTCGCCGCCGGAGCCACCTCCGCGACCCATACCTTCAACGCCATGCGAGCGCTCGATCACCGCGAACCCGGTATCCTCGGCGTCGTCCTCGACGACCGAAACCTCTTCGCCGAACTCATCTGCGACGGCGTGCACGTCGCCCCCGAACTGGTCCGCCTCTTCCTCAAGGCCAAAGGAACAGAGAAGGCCATTCTCATCACCGACGGCATGTCCGCCACCGGCATGCCCGACGGCACCTACATCCTTGGTGGTTTCGAGGTCCAGGTCGCCAACGGTCGATGCCTCGCCAACGGCGTCCTCGCTGGCTCCGTCCTTACTCTCGACCGCGCCGTCTTCAACTTCGCCCGCTTCACCGGAACCCCCTTCGCCGACGTCACCCACCTCGCCTCACGCAATCCCGCCGCCATGCTCGGCCTCGAAGCCCAGCTCACCATCGCTCCCGGCCAACCTGCCAACTTCAACCGCTACACCCCCGACGGCACTCTACTGGCCACCATCCTCAACGGCAGGCAGGTCATCTAA
- the phoU gene encoding phosphate signaling complex protein PhoU — MPRIHFHQQLAALKDKLLAMAALSQQALEFSLNAYLTLDVGLCNHVREIEAAINAAERDVDQMAYDLLAKEQPMAIDLRFILSVIKINGDLERIGDQSTNIAQRAQSMSGLPQISLPIDIPAMGEKVGVMIRCAIQALLEADARLAEHVLQLDDEVDAMNHAVQDELLNVMQQHSLVSEQALNAIIISRNLERAADHATNIAEDVIFWVRGSDVRHKFSLDEAD, encoded by the coding sequence GTGCCCCGCATCCACTTCCATCAGCAACTCGCCGCGCTCAAAGACAAACTCCTCGCCATGGCCGCGCTCTCCCAGCAGGCTCTTGAATTCTCTCTCAACGCCTATCTCACTCTCGACGTCGGCCTCTGCAACCACGTCCGCGAGATCGAAGCCGCCATCAACGCCGCCGAGCGCGATGTTGACCAGATGGCCTACGACCTGCTCGCCAAAGAGCAGCCCATGGCCATCGACCTCCGCTTCATCCTCTCCGTCATCAAGATCAACGGCGACCTCGAACGCATCGGCGACCAGTCCACCAACATCGCTCAACGCGCTCAGTCCATGAGCGGTCTGCCCCAGATCTCGCTCCCCATCGACATTCCTGCCATGGGCGAGAAGGTCGGCGTCATGATCCGCTGCGCCATCCAGGCTCTCCTTGAGGCCGATGCCCGCCTCGCCGAGCACGTCCTCCAGCTCGACGACGAGGTCGACGCCATGAACCACGCCGTCCAGGACGAGCTTCTCAACGTCATGCAGCAGCACTCCCTCGTCAGCGAGCAAGCCCTCAACGCCATCATCATCTCCCGCAACCTCGAGCGCGCCGCCGACCACGCCACCAACATCGCCGAAGACGTCATCTTCTGGGTCCGTGGCTCCGACGTCCGCCACAAGTTCTCCCTCGACGAAGCCGACTAA
- a CDS encoding response regulator, which produces MSAKLNFKVVSLSEVPLNGQTDIVGRRHSVVLVVDDERVIADTLSIILSKSGYKALTAYDGVGALEAARNIRPDLLITDVVMPGMTGIELAMTLRQTVPECRVLLFSGQAATVDLLERAREAGHDFTILTKPVPPHDMLRQVSACLSMSEGSITDRCSL; this is translated from the coding sequence ATGTCTGCAAAGCTCAATTTCAAGGTTGTTTCGCTTAGCGAAGTGCCGTTGAACGGTCAAACTGATATTGTTGGGCGGCGCCATTCGGTGGTGCTGGTCGTGGATGATGAACGAGTGATCGCAGACACGTTATCTATCATCCTCTCGAAAAGCGGCTATAAGGCTTTGACGGCTTACGATGGGGTGGGCGCACTGGAGGCGGCAAGAAACATCCGTCCCGACCTTCTGATTACGGATGTGGTCATGCCTGGTATGACGGGGATCGAATTGGCTATGACATTGAGGCAGACGGTGCCGGAATGCAGGGTACTCTTGTTTTCCGGGCAGGCGGCTACTGTAGATCTGCTTGAGAGGGCACGTGAGGCGGGACATGACTTCACGATCCTGACGAAACCAGTACCTCCCCATGACATGCTCAGACAGGTGTCTGCGTGTCTGAGCATGTCAGAGGGATCAATAACAGACAGATGTTCACTCTGA
- a CDS encoding Hsp70 family protein, with translation MPAPSIGIDFGTTNSSVALTRGDGTVDLVSFPSATGLTPSFRSVLYLEQLKQAGRTGVKSFTGPAAIEHYLEAENKGRLIQSLKSYLPSRTLTGTEVFGRRYTVEDLISRILTDLRLRAESHIGHPIRIATVGRPVRFVGAETPEDDTFAVDRLRSAFQHAGFEDVSFEMEPVAAAYAYESTLTHDELILIGDFGGGTSDFSLIHVGPSSRNTQRGHRILGNSGLGLAGDAFDARIVRKLVSPALGSDSFERSFSHAVDRPANIIPAVPAWIYANLERWHYLSFLKTRNVTEILKSARLRAQEPEKIAALITLIDEDLGYQLHQAVQRLKIELSHHESANFKFRDGSMDILAHVTRADFENWISDDLHSIETCVDGLLTTTGILPEQVDRVFLTGGTSFVPAVRRIFETRFTASRVRTGNEFTSVAQGLALRAAERRHTQQ, from the coding sequence GTGCCTGCACCCTCCATCGGAATCGACTTCGGCACCACCAACAGCTCCGTCGCCCTCACGCGCGGGGACGGCACGGTCGACCTCGTCTCTTTTCCATCCGCAACCGGCCTCACTCCATCCTTCCGCTCCGTCCTCTACCTCGAACAGCTCAAACAGGCAGGCCGCACCGGCGTCAAAAGCTTCACCGGGCCCGCCGCCATCGAGCACTATCTCGAAGCCGAGAACAAGGGCCGCCTCATCCAGTCCCTCAAGTCCTACCTCCCCAGCCGTACTCTCACCGGTACCGAGGTCTTCGGACGCCGCTACACCGTCGAAGACCTCATCTCCCGCATCCTTACCGACCTCCGCCTACGCGCCGAGTCACACATTGGCCATCCCATCCGCATCGCCACCGTAGGTCGCCCCGTCCGCTTCGTCGGAGCAGAAACCCCTGAAGACGACACCTTCGCCGTCGACCGCCTCCGCTCCGCCTTCCAGCATGCAGGCTTCGAAGACGTCAGCTTCGAGATGGAGCCCGTAGCCGCCGCCTACGCCTACGAGTCCACCCTCACCCATGACGAGCTTATCCTCATCGGCGACTTCGGCGGCGGCACCAGCGACTTCTCTCTGATCCACGTCGGCCCATCCAGCCGCAACACGCAGCGCGGCCATCGCATCCTCGGAAACTCCGGCCTCGGCCTCGCCGGTGACGCCTTTGACGCCCGCATCGTCCGCAAGCTCGTCTCTCCCGCCCTCGGCTCCGACAGCTTCGAGCGCTCCTTCTCTCACGCCGTAGACCGTCCCGCCAACATCATTCCCGCCGTCCCCGCCTGGATCTACGCCAACCTCGAGCGCTGGCACTATCTCTCCTTCCTCAAGACCCGCAACGTCACCGAGATCCTCAAATCCGCTCGGCTCCGCGCCCAGGAGCCCGAAAAGATCGCCGCCCTCATCACCCTCATCGACGAAGACCTCGGCTACCAGCTCCACCAGGCCGTCCAGCGCCTCAAGATAGAGCTCTCGCACCACGAGTCAGCCAACTTCAAGTTCCGCGACGGCTCCATGGACATCCTCGCCCACGTCACCCGCGCCGACTTCGAAAACTGGATCTCCGATGACCTTCATTCCATCGAAACCTGCGTCGACGGCCTCCTCACCACCACAGGCATCCTCCCTGAACAAGTTGACCGCGTCTTCCTTACCGGAGGAACCAGCTTCGTCCCCGCCGTCCGCCGCATCTTCGAAACCCGCTTCACCGCCTCTCGCGTCCGCACCGGCAACGAGTTCACCTCCGTAGCCCAGGGTCTAGCCCTCCGCGCTGCCGAAAGACGCCACACCCAGCAATAA